Below is a genomic region from Lonchura striata isolate bLonStr1 chromosome 28, bLonStr1.mat, whole genome shotgun sequence.
ttatctctcacatgttctgctgccctgcccagctctgtcctgcagggcagcgtgtggggctctgccctcagtgggatgtgacaaacattaaataccagaaactccctgggctggatttacaagaacgtgccaatatctgtcacctacgttggacagtgtgtccccagcctgaaccaacagaaaaatgccaacaccacagtgagacatggagggcatgaagaaggagaaaaaggacaaggcacacccaatttcctccatcttgtcccctttggacccctcatctagaatcctaaaattttacttttgcacccgtgccacacttaattattactgatatcaaaccctcagagctggtaattcatgctgtaagatggaaaactcttttccatgggcagagatcacagccagtgtctctgggggctctgtccaggggtttcctgagccctgccagggtcccagacctgccaggggtGCCACCCTGGACTCCCCCACCCTCAGCCCTCCAGGCACTCACAGGAAGAGGTTTTCCATGATGTAGTGATAATCAGCCAGGTTGCTGTCCGGGAGGTAGCAGGCAGCAAAGACGATGATGGCGTTGAGACCTTCTCCGTAGTatcctgagaaaaaaaaaccacaaaggtGACGCTTTCCTGTGAATgtgaaatgggaaaatggggaaaaatgggaaaaatgtgaCAGTTGAGGGGAAAACAGCACTGAAATTTGGCCCTGGGGTGGTTTTTGTGtctctgctcagctccagggGAGCGTTTCTCTCTTCAGACATCTTTCACTGTGAGATTTCCTCCTGGTTCTGGTTACAATCTGGGTTTGGGGTTCAGagcagggatctgggggtttTCAAGCTGGCTTGTTCCTTGGAAATAGATCTGACTGCCCATGTGTGGACCCTGGAGCATCTCAGGGACTGGCACAGCCCCTCCAGATGTTAACTCCACAATCGCTGAACATTTTTAGCACCACCTGAGCACTTCTGTGCTTCTCTGCCACGCAAAGGcacccaaaaacccaaatattttccccccaaacaGGGTCCAGCCAGGCTCGGTGTCCCCTCCAGCGTGGGACAAAGGCACAGAGGGGCTGTGGCCTCACCGCCGTGTGTCACCACCCTCATGTAGGGTTTGATCATCTGGAGGTCGATCCGGTGCTCCTGCTCGCCGATGATGACGGTTCTCCAGAGCCGGCCGTTGGTGGCACTGCCATCCTCAGTGCCCCCGTCCCCGAAGAGGTCTGCGCTGTCCCCGGGCATGTTCTTGGCCGTGGCCACGGGGGTGTCATCTGGGAAAGGGACAGAGAGTTCGGCCTtcaggaaaaattgggaaaggctttgggaagcCGAGGGGTGATGCTCGGATCGTGTTTCACCTCCTGGGCGGATTTATTCAtcgattttcttttattaacacGTGAAAATAGTTGCAATATGTCGATGTCgaggtgggatgggaatgagaagactctgaccagaaggctgctgagtgtaaaactctgatttattcaaaatacactgctcttctatacagagctttgtgaggaccaactcctgagtgtaaaactctgatttattcaaaatacactgctctttatacagagctttgcaaggatcaaatccattggtcctgaagtgaaaacaacccaaagcattggtgcaaagtgcttgatgcacagtggtagaacttaactataaacagtgtgaataacaagagagataaagaattatttccattctttcccaactctttcccaggcttttgcctggctagaaattctcagtttctttctttgactgaatctgagacccacagcaATAAGTTTGAAAAATGATGTTGTGTAAATTTGTCTAACCATTCAGGAAAGGGTTTgttgctataggacacgtgaaagccaCTTGCTATTTGCgaggtaaaaaagaagaattattctctgactccaacttttatacttttccaaaggtgacactggattggagagtgaatgggccacctctccaaagacattggacaaaccaccagtacatcaacttcctccacTCCCGTGAgggaatgcaaaacaatttgTTGTTTATgaaaattgtgtgggaaagttttctcacagaatgtaaactcagaaggctttaaaaaaatcttaagaatcagagCGACAAGAGTATAACCCAAGTTTTAATCCTGCTCTGTTGCAAGATTAAATTAATTGTTGCAAATATTATAGAAACAACTTCAAAATCACTTTAAAATCTCCCTCTGCTTCTCAGTCCTCAGCTGCTGGTGGCGAATTGCGtcaaaaatcttttaaaaatgaggcaaaaaaaccaccccaaaccccaaccccTGGAAATATTCGCCCAGAACCAGCCTCTTACCTTCCCATTCCAGTtcgttcccattccccaggaaTTCGAGGGAATCGGTCTCGTCAGGAGTTTCAATGTCATCCACGTTGATGTCCAGGTCATCTGGTGTGTCCAGGAAGTCGTCGGAGAGGATGGAGCCCTCGCTCTGGTCCAGGGAAATGTTGATTTCTGGTGCAACCAGAGTCTTCCTCTTCCGATGGGCCCCGTTAAAGTTCAAAGTGttggggggagctgggggagaaaggaaaataaatctgacaagaaaataaatctgtgctGTGATCTCACaaggtaaaaacaaaacaaaaaaacccctcagatTTGAGATTTTAGTGTGTAGTAATGTGTGGAAGCTGAGGTAGAAAATTTTGGGTGTCATTTTTACaacttcttccttcttcttcacgaATCTGAGTCGTTTTCTCTGATTATGTAAAAGATGTTCACGTTGTGGGTTTTGAGTAATCATAATTGGGTTAGAAGCATAAATAATACCGGTATCAGCTGTTTATGAAATAATTAAGGCTGAAACAACACCATTTTCTCTCACTTTCTCAACTTGTTAGAGTTCACATCTCGTaaatttgtaataaataaagataataaaCTTCAAAAAAGTCTCCTGAGTTTTATTCACCCTGACCTTCGAACAAGAAACAGCCTGGAATTCCaacagctggtgctgctgctggatccTTGCACAGAGCAAGGCGTCCTCGTGGGAAATTCCACGATGGAATATGGATctggagctctcctggatcCTCGTGGGAAATTCCATGATGGAATATGGGTctggagctctcctggatcCTTGTGGGTAATTCCATGATGGAATATGGAATATGGATctggagctctcctggatcCTTGTGGATAATTCCATGATGAAATATGGATctggagctctcctggatcTTTGTGGATAATTCCATGATGGAATATGGATctggagctctcctggatcCTTGTGGATAATTCCATGATGGAATATGGGTctggagctctcctggatcTTTGTGGATAATTCCATGATGGAATATGGAATATGGATctggagctctcctggatcCTTGTGGATAATTCCATGATGAAATATGGATctggagctctcctggatcTTTGTGGATAATTCCATGATGGAATATGGATctggagctctcctggatcCTCGTGGGCAATTCCATGATGGAATATGGGTCTGGAGCTCTACTGGATCCTTGTGGGTAATTCCATGATGGAATATGGATctggagctctcctggatcAGAGTGAGGCATCCTCATGGATAATTCCATGATGGAATATGGAATATGGATctggagctctcctggatcCTCGTGGGCAATTCCATGATGGAATATGGGTCTGGAGCTCTACTGGATCCTTGTGGGTAATTCCATGATGGAATATGGATCTGGAGCTCTCTTGGATCCTGGATCCTTGTACAGAACAAAGCATCCTCGTGGATAATTCCTAATTCCATGATGGAATATGGATCTGGAGCCCTCCTGGATCCTTGTGGGTAATTCCATGATGGAATATGGATctggagctctcctggatcAGAGCGAGGCATCCTCATGGATAATTCCATGATGGAATATGGAATATGGATCTGGAGCCCTCCTGGATCCTGGATCCTTGTACAGAACAAAGCATCCTCGTGGATAATTCCCAATTCCATGATGGAATATGGATCTGGAGCCTTCCTGGGTCCTTGTGGATAATTCCATGATGGAATATGGAATATGGGTCTGAAGACCATCCCAGCACCTCCCAGTCCTGAGACAGCACCCTGAGGGCTCCAGATCCATATTCCATCATGGAATTACCCACGAGGATCCAGGAGGAAGTGCCCAGACCCCTGAGGTCCCAGTTTCCTCCCCCAGCTTGAACAACTTCAAATCCCTGCTGGTTTCTTCTCCCACATgagggtttatttatttttttttttggtggagaaTCCGAGGTTTTCTCCCTGCCCgccagctcctctgggctctgGAGAAGTTGGTACTTACAGGACGTGGTCTCATCTTCTGTGGGGCTCCCCAGTGACTCCATCCCTGTCTCCTCTGGGAGAGGCCTGCAGGATAAGAGGGacaaaaacacagcagagagcaggagaagctgagggGAAAATCATTCCGAGGGGATGgagacagcagggaaaaaacacagccccagctctgccctttccctttccctttccctttccctttccctttccctttccctttccctttccctttccctttccctttccctttccctttccctttccctttccctttcctcacccTCAGGATCTGGGCTTCCCTCCTGACATTTGCAACCCCACTGACCTCCAAACTATCCC
It encodes:
- the ATCAY gene encoding caytaxin isoform X1, translating into MGTTEATLRMENVDVKEEWQDEDFPRPLPEETGMESLGSPTEDETTSSPPNTLNFNGAHRKRKTLVAPEINISLDQSEGSILSDDFLDTPDDLDINVDDIETPDETDSLEFLGNGNELEWEDDTPVATAKNMPGDSADLFGDGGTEDGSATNGRLWRTVIIGEQEHRIDLQMIKPYMRVVTHGGYYGEGLNAIIVFAACYLPDSNLADYHYIMENLFLYVISSLELLVAEDYMIVYLNGATPRRRMPGLGWLKKCYQMIDRRLRKNLKALIIVHPSWFIRTVLAISRPFISVKFINKIQYVHSLEELEQLIPMEHVQIPDCVLQYEEERIKARRERAEENKDMAERESRPVPPAEDQETSMS
- the ATCAY gene encoding caytaxin isoform X2; translation: MGTTEATLRMENVDVKEEWQDEDFPRPLPEETGMESLGSPTEDETTSSPPNTLNFNGAHRKRKTLVAPEINISLDQSEGSILSDDFLDTPDDLDINVDDIETPDETDSLEFLGNGNELEWEDDTPVATAKNMPGDSADLFGDGGTEDGSATNGRLWRTVIIGEQEHRIDLQMIKPYMRVVTHGGYYGEGLNAIIVFAACYLPDSNLADYHYIMENLFLYVISSLELLVAEDYMIVYLNGATPRRRMPGLGWLKKCYQMIDRRLRKNLKALIIVHPSWFIRTVLAISRPFISVKFINKIQYVHSLEELEQLIPMEHVQIPDCVLQYEEERIKARRERGEQRHG
- the ATCAY gene encoding caytaxin isoform X3 encodes the protein MESLGSPTEDETTSSPPNTLNFNGAHRKRKTLVAPEINISLDQSEGSILSDDFLDTPDDLDINVDDIETPDETDSLEFLGNGNELEWEDDTPVATAKNMPGDSADLFGDGGTEDGSATNGRLWRTVIIGEQEHRIDLQMIKPYMRVVTHGGYYGEGLNAIIVFAACYLPDSNLADYHYIMENLFLYVISSLELLVAEDYMIVYLNGATPRRRMPGLGWLKKCYQMIDRRLRKNLKALIIVHPSWFIRTVLAISRPFISVKFINKIQYVHSLEELEQLIPMEHVQIPDCVLQYEEERIKARRERAEENKDMAERESRPVPPAEDQETSMS